From Cystobacter fuscus DSM 2262, one genomic window encodes:
- a CDS encoding hybrid sensor histidine kinase/response regulator — protein sequence MARVPDSPPAGGAVAAPLPDNEQERLAALRSYAVLDTEPELSFDDVTHLASRICGTPMAAVVLVDETRQWFKSRQGVGIEGCSREEGFCSHAILRSEPFIIEDATADARFRDNPFVNAPWGIRFYAGVPLINPQGHALGTVCVLDYTPRQLTPEQTRSLEALARQVVSLLELRRMNHEQRRLIAELRTSQERIDILQRATHDAIWDWDLKTNQLTWNPRVAELLGDDLEHASSDISWWFDRFHPGDRARVTESLERAIAQGASLWTDEYRFRLANGKWARMFSRSAILRDAEGHPRRLIGVGVDISEREELRARVELAERMSSVGTLAAGVAHEINNPLAYVMANLSYALTEVREGRAAAPGADELTQVLQEAHEGAERIRRIVRDLKTFSRPADERMEWLDLHHTIDSAATLAWNEIRHRARLVKQYQEVPPVYANEGRLGQVVLHLLVNAAHAIAEGAADQNEIRITTRVDAEGRVLIEVSDTGRGIPESIRSRVFEPFFTTQPVGEGMGLGLSISHTLMTHMGGELQFESEVGKGTVFRVVLPPPARREPTSVPPETVPPRAEVAATRRGRLLVVDDEARVLSSLERTLGRTHEVIAFDRAQAALAWMEQGQPWDLILCDVMMPEMTGMEFHEALARRMPERARDIIFITGGAFTATAREFLARVDNARLDKPFDLEALCALVEARLKEGVQKPGGSSRVHPG from the coding sequence ATGGCACGCGTCCCCGACTCACCACCCGCTGGAGGCGCGGTGGCCGCCCCACTGCCCGACAACGAGCAGGAGCGGCTGGCGGCCCTGCGCAGCTATGCGGTGCTCGATACGGAACCCGAGCTGTCCTTCGACGACGTCACCCACCTGGCCTCGCGGATTTGTGGCACCCCCATGGCCGCCGTGGTCCTGGTGGATGAGACGCGCCAGTGGTTCAAGTCCCGCCAGGGCGTGGGCATCGAGGGGTGCTCGCGGGAGGAGGGCTTCTGCTCCCACGCCATCCTTCGGTCCGAGCCCTTCATCATCGAGGACGCCACCGCCGACGCCCGCTTCCGCGACAACCCGTTCGTCAACGCGCCCTGGGGCATCCGCTTCTATGCGGGCGTCCCCCTCATCAACCCGCAGGGGCATGCGCTGGGCACCGTCTGTGTCCTCGACTACACGCCCCGCCAGCTCACCCCGGAGCAGACCCGCTCGCTCGAGGCCCTGGCCCGGCAGGTGGTCAGTCTGCTGGAGCTGCGGCGCATGAATCACGAGCAGCGGCGGCTCATCGCCGAGCTGCGCACCAGCCAGGAGCGCATCGACATCCTCCAGCGCGCCACCCATGACGCCATCTGGGATTGGGATTTGAAGACCAACCAGCTCACGTGGAACCCGCGCGTCGCCGAGCTGCTCGGTGATGACCTGGAGCACGCGAGCAGCGACATCTCCTGGTGGTTCGATCGCTTCCACCCGGGGGACCGGGCGCGAGTGACGGAGAGCCTCGAGCGTGCCATCGCCCAGGGCGCCTCGCTGTGGACGGACGAGTACCGCTTCCGCCTCGCCAATGGAAAATGGGCGCGAATGTTCAGCCGGAGCGCCATCCTGCGCGACGCCGAGGGCCATCCGCGGCGCCTGATTGGCGTGGGCGTGGACATCAGCGAGCGCGAGGAGCTGCGTGCCCGCGTGGAACTGGCGGAGCGGATGAGCTCGGTGGGCACGCTCGCGGCCGGGGTGGCGCATGAGATCAACAACCCGCTGGCGTATGTCATGGCCAACCTGAGCTACGCGCTGACGGAGGTGCGCGAGGGCCGGGCCGCGGCGCCTGGGGCGGACGAGCTGACCCAGGTCCTCCAGGAGGCGCATGAGGGGGCCGAGCGCATCCGGCGCATCGTGCGCGACCTGAAGACCTTCAGCCGGCCAGCCGACGAGCGCATGGAGTGGCTGGATCTCCACCACACCATCGACTCGGCGGCGACCCTGGCGTGGAATGAGATCCGCCACCGGGCGCGCCTGGTGAAGCAGTATCAGGAGGTGCCCCCGGTGTACGCCAACGAGGGGCGTCTGGGGCAGGTGGTCCTCCACCTGCTGGTGAACGCGGCGCACGCCATTGCCGAGGGCGCGGCGGACCAGAATGAGATCCGCATCACCACGCGCGTGGACGCCGAGGGGCGGGTGCTCATCGAGGTGAGCGATACGGGCCGTGGCATCCCGGAGTCCATCCGCTCGCGCGTCTTCGAGCCGTTCTTCACCACCCAGCCCGTGGGCGAGGGCATGGGGCTGGGGCTGTCCATCAGCCACACGCTCATGACCCACATGGGAGGGGAGCTTCAGTTCGAGAGCGAGGTGGGCAAGGGCACGGTGTTCCGGGTGGTGCTCCCGCCTCCCGCGCGGCGCGAGCCCACGAGCGTCCCACCCGAGACCGTGCCCCCGCGCGCCGAGGTCGCGGCCACGCGGCGTGGTCGCCTCCTGGTGGTGGACGATGAGGCCCGGGTGCTCTCCTCCCTGGAGCGCACCCTGGGCCGGACGCATGAGGTCATCGCCTTCGATCGGGCCCAGGCGGCACTGGCGTGGATGGAGCAGGGACAGCCGTGGGACCTGATTCTCTGTGACGTGATGATGCCCGAGATGACCGGGATGGAGTTCCATGAGGCGCTCGCCCGGCGCATGCCCGAGCGCGCCCGGGACATCATCTTCATCACGGGCGGGGCGTTCACGGCGACGGCCCGCGAGTTCCTCGCGCGCGTGGACAACGCCCGGCTGGACAAGCCGTTCGACCTCGAGGCCTTGTGTGCGTTGGTGGAGGCGCGGCTGAAGGAGGGCGTCCAGAAGCCCGGTGGGAGTTCCAGGGTCCACCCGGGGTGA
- a CDS encoding alpha/beta hydrolase has protein sequence MTQATHRDASREKGQPTFVFVHGAGSNSFSWAPLLRELTLLGHRTLAVDLPGHGFDAQFPISYQAPQDLEAFANEPSAMARFSLQDYVDHVVDIVRRVAVHGPVILVGVSMGGVTISGVGNAIPDLLARLVYISAWCCVELPSIAEYSQTPENNESLLPSLAGVAVGNPTQIGVGRANYRSSDPTFLANAKAALMAEATDDQFRAFLNTLQPDESISVMVADARVDARTWGRIPHSYIRLTQDRSIPLSMQDKMIAEADALTPHNRFDVRTVESSHVGFILKAREVAGILASLA, from the coding sequence ATGACTCAAGCAACCCACCGAGATGCTTCACGCGAGAAGGGGCAGCCGACCTTCGTGTTCGTCCACGGAGCCGGCAGCAATTCGTTCAGCTGGGCTCCGCTGCTTCGCGAGCTCACCCTCTTGGGGCATCGTACGCTCGCCGTTGATCTACCGGGCCATGGCTTCGACGCGCAGTTCCCCATCTCGTACCAGGCCCCCCAGGACCTGGAGGCGTTCGCCAACGAGCCGTCGGCCATGGCGCGCTTCAGCCTCCAGGACTACGTGGACCACGTCGTCGACATCGTGCGGCGCGTCGCCGTGCACGGGCCGGTCATCCTGGTCGGTGTCAGCATGGGCGGGGTGACCATCAGCGGCGTCGGCAACGCCATCCCCGACCTGCTCGCCAGGCTCGTCTACATCTCCGCCTGGTGCTGCGTCGAGCTGCCCAGCATCGCCGAGTACAGTCAGACGCCGGAGAACAACGAGAGCCTGCTGCCCAGCCTGGCGGGAGTGGCCGTGGGAAATCCCACGCAGATTGGCGTGGGCCGGGCCAACTACCGCTCGTCGGACCCGACCTTCCTCGCCAATGCGAAGGCCGCCCTGATGGCCGAGGCCACCGATGATCAGTTCCGGGCGTTCCTCAACACCTTGCAGCCCGACGAGTCCATCTCGGTCATGGTGGCGGATGCGCGAGTCGATGCGCGCACCTGGGGGCGGATCCCCCACAGCTACATCCGCCTCACCCAGGATCGCTCCATCCCGCTCTCCATGCAGGACAAGATGATCGCCGAGGCCGATGCCCTGACGCCGCACAACCGGTTCGACGTGAGGACCGTCGAGTCCAGCCACGTCGGTTTCATCCTGAAGGCCCGGGAGGTCGCCGGGATCCTCGCCAGTCTCGCGTAG
- a CDS encoding DUF3467 domain-containing protein codes for MADVPKPPDAPLQIQLDDEVANGQYVNMAMVNHTETEFTLDFIYVQPHQVRAKVRSRIILNPKHVKRLLLVMQESLASYEARFGPLDPSGEGSSMN; via the coding sequence ATGGCGGATGTTCCCAAACCCCCGGATGCCCCCCTGCAGATTCAACTCGATGACGAGGTCGCCAACGGTCAGTACGTGAACATGGCGATGGTCAACCACACGGAGACGGAGTTCACCCTGGACTTCATCTACGTCCAGCCGCACCAGGTCCGTGCGAAGGTGCGCTCGCGAATCATTCTCAACCCCAAACACGTCAAGCGCCTGCTGCTCGTGATGCAGGAAAGTCTTGCCTCCTATGAGGCGCGCTTCGGTCCCCTCGACCCTTCGGGCGAGGGCTCGTCCATGAACTGA
- the hemF gene encoding oxygen-dependent coproporphyrinogen oxidase: protein MTVDLETLKKQMADHIHALQDEICGALERLDGKARFREDHWTRPGGGGGRSRVLEDGEFLEKGGVSTSVVFGELEEAFAGKLQGEGRTFWAGGLSLVLHPRNPHVPTVHANYRFIHQGSKAWFGGGADLTPYYLQEEDAVHFHRVHKEACDRHDPSYYPRYKKACDQYFYLRHREEARGVGGIFFENTGEELEREFAFVKDVSRAFLPAYLPIAERRKDTPYTEEQRAWQEVRRGRYVEFNLVWDRGTIFGLETKGRTESILMSLPPRVRWRYDYHPEPGTEEARLVEVLRRPRDWVGA, encoded by the coding sequence ATGACGGTGGATTTGGAGACGCTCAAGAAGCAGATGGCGGATCACATTCACGCCCTCCAGGATGAGATCTGTGGCGCGTTGGAGCGGTTGGATGGGAAGGCCCGCTTCCGCGAGGACCACTGGACGCGGCCGGGTGGCGGTGGGGGACGCAGCCGCGTGCTGGAGGATGGGGAGTTCCTGGAGAAGGGTGGGGTGAGCACCTCGGTGGTGTTCGGCGAGCTGGAGGAGGCGTTCGCGGGCAAGCTGCAGGGCGAGGGGCGCACGTTCTGGGCGGGCGGCCTGTCGCTGGTGCTCCACCCGCGCAACCCGCATGTGCCCACCGTGCACGCCAACTACCGCTTCATCCACCAGGGCTCGAAGGCCTGGTTCGGCGGGGGCGCGGACCTGACGCCGTACTACCTCCAGGAGGAGGACGCGGTGCACTTCCACCGGGTCCACAAGGAGGCGTGTGACCGGCACGATCCCTCGTACTACCCGCGCTACAAGAAGGCGTGTGATCAGTACTTCTACCTGCGCCACCGGGAAGAGGCGCGGGGCGTGGGCGGCATCTTCTTCGAGAACACGGGGGAGGAGCTGGAGCGCGAGTTCGCCTTCGTGAAGGACGTGAGCCGGGCCTTCCTGCCCGCGTACCTGCCCATCGCCGAGCGGCGCAAGGACACGCCCTACACCGAGGAGCAGCGCGCCTGGCAGGAGGTGCGGCGCGGGCGGTACGTGGAGTTCAACCTCGTGTGGGACCGGGGCACCATTTTCGGCCTGGAGACGAAGGGGCGCACCGAGTCCATCCTCATGTCCCTGCCGCCGCGGGTGCGCTGGCGCTACGACTACCACCCGGAGCCGGGCACCGAGGAGGCGCGGCTGGTGGAGGTGCTCCGTCGTCCTCGCGACTGGGTGGGTGCCTGA